One part of the Mariniflexile litorale genome encodes these proteins:
- a CDS encoding alpha-E domain-containing protein, with translation MLSRVANNLIWLDRYMERGNGILSLLKVNFYANQDSPELFSWTPIIKNFTTSENDFYTEDAIECIHFMIFNIGNSNSILNIVTKARENARSVQEHISRELWLCINNYYLYLTDKDLPRRLREEDPIQFLEDLRKHHLIYYGTSDITQERGPSYYFMNVGKFLERVIQISDFTALKLMEIGNTSDSLEKSFYWKNLLLSIGGYQLYLKTHKSTFNEEHIVRMVFQDKLFPRSVYYCVNKLSRHINQLIEANELEKNNLEFLLGKLESSIKYTTIESITEQGLNMYIDGIKEDIRNISININSVYLSNVN, from the coding sequence ATGTTAAGTAGAGTAGCAAACAACCTTATTTGGTTAGATCGATATATGGAACGGGGCAATGGCATTTTAAGTTTACTCAAGGTAAACTTTTATGCGAATCAAGACTCTCCCGAACTATTTTCATGGACTCCAATTATTAAAAACTTTACGACCTCAGAAAACGATTTTTATACAGAAGATGCTATAGAATGTATCCATTTTATGATATTTAATATAGGTAATTCAAACTCTATTTTAAATATTGTTACAAAGGCTAGAGAAAATGCCAGAAGCGTACAAGAGCATATATCTAGAGAGCTTTGGTTGTGCATCAATAACTACTATCTATATCTTACCGATAAAGATTTACCAAGAAGACTTAGAGAAGAAGATCCTATCCAATTTTTAGAAGATTTAAGAAAACACCATTTAATTTATTATGGAACTTCTGACATCACACAAGAACGAGGTCCTTCCTACTATTTCATGAATGTAGGCAAGTTTTTAGAACGTGTAATCCAAATATCAGATTTTACAGCCTTAAAACTCATGGAAATTGGAAACACCTCAGATAGCTTAGAAAAAAGCTTCTATTGGAAAAACTTATTGCTTTCAATTGGCGGATACCAATTATACCTAAAAACACATAAATCGACATTTAACGAAGAACACATTGTTAGGATGGTTTTTCAGGATAAATTATTTCCCCGATCAGTATATTACTGTGTAAACAAATTAAGCCGACATATTAATCAACTCATAGAAGCAAACGAACTTGAAAAAAACAATTTAGAGTTTTTATTAGGCAAGCTGGAAAGCTCAATTAAATATACAACCATAGAAAGCATTACCGAACAAGGACTAAATATGTACATTGATGGTATTAAAGAAGATATAAGAAACATCTCCATCAATATTAATTCGGTTTACTTGTCTAATGTTAATTGA
- a CDS encoding protein-tyrosine-phosphatase, with amino-acid sequence MKLFDTIENIISTLNVETITKERKATLQPLIDYIKTKSDTQQTIRINFICTHNSRRSHLSQIWAQTMAAHFDIKNVFCYSGGTEATALFPVVAETLKNSGFEINTISKGDNPVYSIKYTENEHPIIGFSKKLDDSFNPKSEFAAIMTCSQADGGCPFIAGAEKRIPITFEDPKAFDNTPQQIEKYNERSLQIATELFYVFSLINIKNGNI; translated from the coding sequence ATGAAATTATTTGACACCATAGAAAATATTATTTCAACCTTAAATGTTGAAACAATTACTAAAGAACGTAAAGCGACTTTACAACCTTTAATCGATTATATTAAAACTAAAAGCGACACACAACAAACCATACGCATCAACTTTATTTGTACACACAATTCACGAAGAAGCCATTTGTCTCAAATTTGGGCGCAAACTATGGCGGCACATTTTGATATTAAAAATGTATTTTGCTATTCTGGTGGCACCGAAGCAACCGCTTTATTTCCTGTAGTTGCAGAAACATTAAAAAATTCTGGTTTTGAAATCAATACCATTTCGAAAGGAGACAATCCTGTTTACAGCATAAAGTATACCGAAAATGAACATCCTATCATTGGGTTTTCAAAAAAACTGGATGATAGTTTTAACCCGAAATCTGAATTCGCTGCTATTATGACCTGTTCTCAAGCCGATGGAGGTTGCCCGTTTATTGCAGGTGCCGAAAAACGAATTCCGATTACCTTTGAAGATCCAAAAGCTTTTGATAATACGCCTCAACAAATTGAAAAATATAATGAAAGGAGTCTTCAAATAGCTACCGAACTTTTTTATGTATTCTCACTTATAAATATAAAAAATGGCAACATCTAA
- a CDS encoding transglutaminase family protein: protein MATFFIKHITKYSYSNTVVDGANLIRLHPINDDYQKVVSHFISVTNNPLIETHIDFYNNKIGTFLITEPHDELSIISEVEIITTSRLFPEDITVVSKQWEDLKLRKYDADVIDFLKPTAFSGSNDVLNLIQSKKLTETTPFKAVLELCQYVYTHFNYLKGITNVNSTLDDVWNLKAGVCQDFTTILLQMVRMCGIPARYVSGYICPTDDISRGQGATHAWIEAYIPFYGWLGIDPTNNAIANENHVRLAVGRNYTDCSPVKGVFKGIVASNLFVKVEISTSKNTETSIPPPNTFTGSSTNNSYQRNLEHIQQQQQQQ, encoded by the coding sequence ATGGCAACATTCTTTATAAAACATATTACAAAATACAGTTATAGCAATACAGTAGTAGACGGTGCAAATCTAATTAGGTTACACCCAATAAACGATGATTATCAAAAAGTAGTATCCCATTTTATATCGGTAACAAATAATCCGCTTATTGAAACACACATTGATTTTTACAACAATAAAATAGGTACCTTTTTAATTACCGAACCTCACGATGAATTATCTATTATATCTGAAGTTGAAATAATTACAACAAGCCGATTATTTCCAGAGGATATCACAGTTGTTTCAAAACAATGGGAAGATCTAAAATTAAGAAAATATGATGCTGATGTCATTGATTTTTTAAAGCCAACAGCATTTAGTGGTTCTAATGACGTTTTAAACTTAATACAATCAAAAAAACTTACCGAAACAACGCCCTTCAAAGCCGTTTTAGAACTTTGCCAATATGTCTATACGCATTTCAACTACCTAAAAGGGATAACAAACGTAAACTCAACTTTAGATGATGTTTGGAATTTAAAAGCTGGTGTCTGTCAAGATTTTACCACTATTTTACTACAAATGGTTAGAATGTGCGGTATTCCTGCACGGTACGTTAGTGGCTATATTTGTCCTACTGATGATATATCAAGAGGTCAAGGTGCTACCCATGCGTGGATTGAAGCATACATTCCATTTTACGGTTGGTTGGGTATAGACCCAACAAATAATGCCATCGCAAACGAAAACCATGTTCGCTTGGCAGTTGGTAGAAACTATACAGATTGTTCTCCTGTAAAAGGTGTTTTTAAAGGAATAGTAGCATCAAATTTGTTTGTTAAAGTAGAAATTAGCACTTCAAAAAACACAGAAACTTCCATTCCACCCCCAAATACCTTTACTGGTTCTAGCACAAATAACAGCTACCAACGTAATCTAGAACACATTCAGCAGCAACAACAACAACAGTAA
- a CDS encoding DUF6428 family protein: protein MKLSEIKTILSQLDTIAFQLPNGDLVPTHFHVTEVGKITKSFIDCGGTVRKEDVVNLQLWNANDYDHRLHPEKLLDIIKLSEKILSIEDLEIEVEYQADTIGKFGLDFDGNNFLLTSKQTDCLAQDQCGVPAEKQKVQLSEIIPAGASCTPGNGCC, encoded by the coding sequence ATGAAACTTTCAGAAATAAAAACAATATTAAGTCAATTAGACACCATCGCTTTTCAATTACCTAATGGCGATTTAGTACCCACACATTTTCACGTTACCGAAGTTGGTAAAATAACCAAAAGCTTCATCGATTGTGGTGGCACGGTGCGTAAAGAGGACGTCGTTAATTTGCAACTTTGGAATGCTAACGACTACGACCACAGATTGCATCCAGAAAAACTATTAGACATCATTAAGCTTTCCGAGAAAATATTAAGCATAGAGGATTTAGAGATAGAAGTGGAATATCAAGCGGACACTATTGGAAAGTTTGGGTTAGACTTTGATGGTAATAACTTTTTATTAACATCAAAGCAAACTGATTGTTTGGCTCAAGACCAATGTGGTGTGCCAGCAGAAAAGCAAAAAGTTCAACTATCTGAAATTATACCTGCAGGTGCTTCTTGTACCCCAGGAAACGGTTGTTGCTAA
- a CDS encoding RNA polymerase sigma factor, with the protein MKSFLKVIQLHKNESALIKSAVKNNREAQHVLYELHAPKMLSVCRYYIKDIQHAEEAMLNGFFKVFSNLSSYRAEGSFEGWIRRIMVRESISFLRQKKQVEFPVEEVDFKNNYSDHINTDIEVAQLQQLIDALPEGYKMVFVMYAIEGYKHHEIAGMLGITEGTSKSQLFKARKMLQERLQELDKKTSYGIK; encoded by the coding sequence ATGAAATCATTTTTGAAAGTTATACAACTCCATAAAAACGAATCGGCACTTATTAAAAGTGCTGTTAAGAATAATCGTGAAGCACAACATGTGTTATATGAGTTACATGCACCAAAAATGTTAAGTGTTTGTAGGTATTATATTAAAGATATTCAGCATGCAGAAGAAGCCATGCTTAACGGGTTTTTTAAAGTATTTTCAAATTTAAGTAGTTATAGGGCAGAAGGGAGTTTTGAAGGATGGATTCGGCGTATTATGGTAAGAGAATCTATTTCGTTTTTAAGACAAAAAAAGCAAGTGGAGTTTCCTGTTGAAGAAGTCGATTTTAAAAATAATTATAGCGATCATATCAATACAGATATTGAAGTTGCCCAATTGCAACAATTGATTGACGCACTGCCTGAAGGTTATAAAATGGTATTTGTTATGTATGCCATTGAAGGCTATAAACATCATGAAATTGCAGGTATGCTAGGTATTACAGAAGGCACATCAAAATCCCAATTGTTTAAAGCACGTAAAATGCTTCAAGAACGATTACAAGAATTGGATAAAAAAACAAGTTATGGAATCAAATAA
- the dnaG gene encoding DNA primase: MISPASIDLVFETARVEEVIGDFVQLKKSGSNFKGLSPFSEERSPSFMVSPVKQIWKDFSTGKGGTAVSFLMEHEHFTYPEAIKYLAKKYNIEIEETEQSNEQKEKASERESLYLVSEFANTYFQKILHKTDQGKSIGLSYFKERGFTDETIKKFDLGYSLDEWQAFTDEALKQGYNIDYLEKTGLTIVKEDKRFDRFKGRVMFPIKSMSGRVLGYGGRILTSDKKAAKYVNSPESDIYHKSNVLYGIYHAKQSIAKEDNCFLVEGYTDVIQFHQTGITNVVSSSGTALTSEQIRLINRLTKNITVLFDGDAAGMRASLRGIDLILEQGMNVKVCTFPEGEDPDSFARQNTLEELAAYLSQNSKDFIQFKASVLFEESKNDPIKKADTVRDIVNSISKIPDHIKKEIYIQECARIMDISEEVLFSTLAQINKKDSQEENKQFKAEQKAFQVIKHEQPVEKVNVQYILERKIIEVLLLYGNRTEDFEDLVLKENDKNELVLEPVIHQVKVFEKVFLDLQDDEMEFSNPQFKTLYHTIMDTLNQNPEFELKNFINSVDAEMGNEITHILMEDERYALDNWQRMNIFPKEKTHSVAQLVSETILSLRCFLIDQKVKEFQQETLQNKIDTNRNILEEVKDYSGLKMLLSRKLNRVL; encoded by the coding sequence TTGATATCACCAGCATCCATAGATTTAGTTTTTGAAACCGCCCGTGTAGAGGAGGTTATTGGCGATTTTGTGCAACTCAAAAAATCGGGTAGTAACTTCAAAGGTTTGAGTCCGTTTAGCGAGGAGCGTTCGCCTAGTTTTATGGTATCGCCCGTAAAGCAAATATGGAAAGACTTTTCAACAGGAAAAGGAGGTACGGCGGTATCGTTTTTAATGGAACATGAGCATTTTACTTATCCTGAAGCCATAAAATACTTGGCTAAAAAGTATAATATTGAAATAGAAGAAACCGAACAAAGTAACGAGCAAAAAGAAAAAGCGAGCGAACGGGAAAGCTTGTATTTGGTAAGTGAATTTGCAAACACCTATTTTCAAAAGATACTGCATAAAACAGATCAAGGGAAATCGATAGGTTTAAGTTATTTTAAAGAACGTGGCTTTACTGATGAAACTATTAAGAAATTCGATTTGGGTTACTCGCTTGACGAATGGCAGGCCTTTACAGACGAAGCTTTAAAACAAGGCTATAACATCGATTATTTAGAAAAAACTGGACTTACTATTGTAAAAGAAGATAAACGTTTCGATAGGTTTAAAGGACGCGTTATGTTTCCTATAAAAAGTATGAGCGGGCGTGTTTTGGGGTACGGAGGACGTATTTTAACCAGCGATAAAAAAGCGGCTAAATATGTAAATTCACCCGAAAGTGATATTTACCATAAAAGTAATGTGTTGTATGGAATTTATCATGCTAAACAAAGTATCGCCAAAGAAGATAACTGCTTTTTGGTTGAAGGCTATACTGATGTGATTCAGTTTCATCAAACAGGTATTACAAATGTGGTATCTTCGTCAGGCACCGCTTTAACATCCGAACAAATTCGCTTAATAAACAGACTTACAAAAAATATTACGGTGCTTTTTGATGGTGATGCTGCAGGTATGCGAGCATCCTTAAGAGGGATTGATTTAATTCTGGAACAAGGTATGAATGTAAAAGTTTGTACATTTCCCGAAGGTGAAGACCCCGACAGTTTTGCCAGACAGAATACTTTGGAAGAATTGGCTGCTTATTTATCTCAAAACTCTAAAGATTTTATTCAATTTAAAGCTTCTGTTTTATTTGAAGAGTCTAAAAATGATCCTATAAAAAAAGCAGATACCGTAAGAGATATTGTTAATAGTATTTCAAAAATTCCAGACCATATTAAAAAAGAAATCTATATTCAGGAATGTGCCAGAATTATGGATATTAGTGAGGAAGTATTGTTTAGTACGCTGGCGCAGATTAATAAAAAGGACTCTCAGGAAGAGAATAAACAATTTAAAGCCGAACAAAAAGCATTTCAAGTTATTAAGCATGAACAGCCAGTTGAAAAAGTAAATGTTCAGTATATCTTAGAACGAAAAATAATTGAAGTGTTGTTACTTTATGGAAACAGAACTGAAGATTTTGAAGATTTGGTGTTGAAAGAAAATGATAAAAACGAATTGGTTTTAGAACCAGTTATCCATCAAGTTAAAGTGTTCGAAAAAGTGTTTTTAGACCTTCAAGATGATGAGATGGAATTTTCCAATCCGCAATTTAAAACCTTGTATCACACCATTATGGATACCTTAAACCAAAATCCAGAGTTTGAGCTAAAAAACTTTATAAATTCTGTAGATGCCGAAATGGGTAATGAAATCACTCATATTTTAATGGAAGATGAGCGGTATGCATTAGATAATTGGCAACGTATGAACATCTTTCCCAAAGAAAAAACACATAGTGTGGCCCAATTGGTAAGTGAAACTATATTAAGCCTTCGTTGTTTTTTAATAGACCAAAAGGTGAAAGAATTTCAACAGGAAACCTTACAAAACAAAATAGACACGAATAGAAATATACTTGAAGAAGTAAAAGACTATTCGGGTCTAAAAATGTTGTTGTCTAGAAAACTTAATCGTGTATTATAG
- a CDS encoding metalloregulator ArsR/SmtB family transcription factor, whose product MGLAKTEIFTDLQNEIALFAKAFGHPARVAILQHLFKLNTCVCGDLVNEIGLAQPTISQHLKELKTLGLIKGNVEGTSVCYCINTENWTKMKEVMFQFLDQDLTEPTCC is encoded by the coding sequence ATGGGATTAGCTAAAACTGAAATATTTACCGATTTACAAAACGAAATTGCATTGTTTGCAAAAGCATTCGGACACCCTGCTAGAGTGGCTATTTTACAACACTTGTTTAAACTTAACACCTGTGTTTGCGGCGACTTAGTAAATGAAATCGGGCTAGCCCAACCTACCATTTCTCAGCATCTCAAAGAATTAAAAACCTTAGGTCTCATTAAAGGTAATGTAGAAGGCACCAGTGTTTGTTACTGTATAAACACTGAAAATTGGACTAAAATGAAAGAAGTTATGTTTCAGTTTTTAGATCAAGACCTTACAGAACCAACTTGCTGCTAA
- a CDS encoding circularly permuted type 2 ATP-grasp protein encodes MNKNALFSSYEKLPNTWDEMYCDKKQFRAQYEGFIEYLKNTSSEKLTKKEDLSKQLFMSQGVTFTVYNDNEGIEKIFPFDIVPRIITVQEWDKIERGIKQRLKALNLFIKDIYNEQFIIKDGIIPADLIYSCPSFLREMKGIKVPYDVYVHISGVDLIRNNDGEFYVLEDNLRTPSGVSYMLENREISKRLFPGILPKTHVRSVSNYPNLLYKKLKELSELTNPNIVLLTPGIYNSAYYEHTTLARLMGIELVEGTDLVVKNHFVYMKTTNGLKQVDIIYRRVDDDYLDPLEFNAQSALGVAGIMAAYRKGHVNIVNAPGTGIADDKAIYIYVPDMIKYYLDEKPILKNIETYQLGRANELEYVTKNIREMVIKKTDGSGGYGMLMGHEASDTEIKGYLDNVKKKPENFIAQPILRLSTAPCYINGQLSPRCIDLRPFALAGKDGIDICPGGLTRVALKKGSLVVNSSQGGGSKDTWVLQ; translated from the coding sequence ATGAATAAAAATGCACTTTTCTCGTCTTACGAAAAACTACCGAATACTTGGGATGAAATGTACTGTGACAAAAAACAATTTAGAGCTCAATACGAAGGCTTTATTGAATATTTGAAAAATACATCTTCTGAAAAACTAACAAAAAAAGAAGACCTTTCCAAACAGTTATTTATGAGTCAGGGGGTCACATTCACGGTTTACAACGACAATGAAGGTATTGAAAAAATATTTCCTTTTGATATTGTTCCTAGAATTATTACTGTACAAGAATGGGATAAAATTGAAAGAGGTATTAAGCAACGTCTTAAAGCATTAAATTTATTTATAAAAGATATTTATAATGAACAATTTATTATTAAAGACGGCATTATACCTGCTGATTTAATTTACTCATGTCCAAGTTTTTTACGCGAAATGAAAGGCATTAAAGTACCATACGATGTGTATGTGCATATTTCTGGAGTGGATTTAATAAGAAATAACGATGGTGAATTTTATGTACTAGAAGACAACTTAAGAACTCCTTCTGGCGTTAGTTACATGCTAGAAAATAGAGAAATTTCCAAACGTTTGTTTCCAGGTATTTTGCCAAAAACCCACGTGAGGTCGGTTTCAAACTACCCAAATTTGCTTTATAAAAAGCTAAAAGAACTTTCAGAGCTTACTAACCCTAATATTGTCTTATTAACCCCAGGTATCTATAATTCTGCTTATTACGAACACACAACCCTAGCTCGATTAATGGGTATTGAACTGGTTGAAGGCACTGATTTGGTAGTAAAAAATCATTTTGTTTATATGAAAACCACCAATGGGTTGAAACAAGTAGATATTATTTATAGACGTGTTGACGATGATTATTTAGATCCTTTAGAATTTAACGCGCAAAGTGCTTTAGGGGTTGCTGGCATCATGGCTGCTTACAGAAAAGGCCATGTAAATATTGTAAACGCTCCTGGAACTGGCATTGCAGATGACAAAGCTATTTACATTTACGTGCCCGATATGATTAAATATTATTTAGATGAAAAACCAATTTTAAAAAACATAGAGACCTATCAATTAGGACGAGCAAACGAACTTGAATATGTTACCAAAAACATTAGAGAAATGGTAATAAAAAAAACCGATGGTAGTGGTGGATATGGGATGCTCATGGGACATGAAGCTTCAGATACCGAAATAAAAGGTTATTTAGACAATGTCAAGAAAAAACCCGAAAATTTTATAGCACAACCAATCTTGCGTTTATCAACAGCACCTTGCTATATTAATGGGCAGTTATCACCTCGCTGTATCGATTTACGCCCATTTGCTCTCGCAGGTAAAGATGGTATCGATATTTGCCCTGGAGGCCTTACAAGAGTCGCTCTTAAAAAAGGTTCTTTGGTGGTTAATAGCTCCCAAGGAGGTGGTAGTAAAGACACTTGGGTATTGCAATAA
- a CDS encoding FG-GAP-like repeat-containing protein yields MKIISILSVLLIVMSCSKKENSIETSSKTLWYQPEGFITINGNSVANLESGDRFGRDHDKIGDVNGDGIIDFVVGARSDDDGAIDAGAVYVLFMNTNGTVQSSQKISMLEGGFTEVLNAGNFFGYGVAGIGDYDGDGIPDIAVASPVPPNNALYIIHLNANGTVKDYVKNNNIIANGLSAIGDLNGDGRIDLVACVPGSNDGGSSRGAIDILFLNSASEVIYANKVTISSTQGGFGTGLEDGDQFGGREVAMLGDLDNDGTKELAVGAFMSDGGRGAVWILSLDKLNYNVVSKVKLAEGLNGFTDELVADANPNGTAGANFGHAMCAAGDMDGDGIPDLITGANQQYEGWGYVLYLNANKTIKGFSRINNTDGGFGLNLESEERFSRSISFGGDLKDDGSIAVNFGGGAGGTGTLYTLFFRPQ; encoded by the coding sequence ATGAAAATAATATCAATACTTTCCGTTTTACTAATTGTAATGAGTTGCAGTAAAAAAGAGAATTCAATTGAAACTAGTTCAAAAACATTATGGTATCAACCAGAAGGATTTATAACCATAAATGGAAACTCAGTAGCTAATTTAGAAAGCGGCGATCGGTTTGGAAGAGATCATGATAAAATAGGAGATGTTAATGGCGATGGAATTATCGATTTTGTTGTGGGTGCACGTTCCGATGATGATGGGGCAATAGATGCTGGCGCTGTGTATGTTTTATTTATGAATACTAATGGAACGGTGCAATCGAGCCAGAAGATATCCATGCTTGAAGGTGGTTTTACTGAGGTTTTAAATGCAGGAAACTTTTTTGGTTATGGTGTAGCAGGTATTGGAGACTATGATGGTGATGGCATTCCAGACATTGCTGTAGCATCCCCAGTACCACCCAATAACGCTTTGTATATTATTCATTTAAATGCAAATGGTACGGTTAAAGATTATGTTAAAAATAACAACATTATCGCGAATGGATTATCAGCTATTGGAGACTTAAATGGAGATGGTAGAATAGATTTGGTAGCGTGCGTTCCAGGGTCTAACGATGGGGGAAGTAGTCGAGGTGCTATTGATATCCTATTTTTAAACAGTGCTTCCGAAGTTATATATGCCAATAAAGTGACTATCAGTTCTACCCAAGGTGGTTTTGGAACTGGGCTTGAAGATGGCGACCAATTTGGAGGGAGAGAAGTTGCTATGCTAGGCGATTTGGATAACGATGGTACTAAAGAATTAGCAGTTGGTGCCTTTATGTCTGATGGTGGTAGAGGAGCTGTATGGATCCTTTCTTTAGATAAGCTAAATTACAATGTGGTGTCTAAAGTTAAATTGGCTGAAGGCTTAAATGGTTTTACAGATGAACTAGTTGCAGATGCCAACCCTAATGGAACGGCTGGTGCTAATTTTGGGCATGCTATGTGTGCAGCCGGCGATATGGATGGGGATGGCATTCCCGATTTAATTACAGGAGCCAATCAACAATATGAAGGTTGGGGGTATGTACTTTATTTAAATGCTAATAAAACAATTAAGGGCTTTAGTAGAATTAATAATACCGATGGTGGTTTTGGGCTAAATTTGGAATCAGAAGAACGTTTTTCTCGTTCTATTTCTTTTGGAGGTGATTTAAAAGACGATGGATCTATAGCTGTAAACTTTGGAGGAGGAGCTGGAGGTACAGGCACCTTGTATACGTTGTTTTTTAGGCCTCAATAA